The sequence ACCCTAAATTTGAATTTGTAATTGCAATATTCTTCCCCCATAATCTCTTTTACAACTCGAAGAGCCAAGTCATCAAGGTCATTAAGGATTCTACACCACCTTTCTAGTTTAATCTCCCCCTTGAAGGCCACCATCCTATTGTCGTCTTCTGGAGGAAGATAGATAGTAGATTCCATGGTTCTCAAACAAGCTAGAGATAATTGTAAACACATAGAGAGACTCGAATAAAATTCCGTAAATTggttattaataacattaaaatcTGGAAGAGATTGCGAATAAACCAACACCTTGCAAGATCGTCATGAGATGCTCCGACATGTGTGAACAAGTCATTCATGGAGAGTGTGGCAGTTTCACACATTCTTTAATAATCATTCTTTGCCCcattaaataatgaaataaattcTTTGCAAGTACCACTTCCACCCTGGAGGCCAACTCATTAACTATCTCAAAGCCTTTCAAGTCCAATAGACCCCACTGAGAGCCGAGCTCGATGACGAAGTGATGATGCCAAAGAGAAAGcctgtgtgaatatatatatatatatatatatatatataaaactcagagagagagagagagagagagagagaggtgtataATTCTATCTTATAAGTTTAAGCCTTTTAAGAAATAATTTGTCAATATGATAGATTAAACCTATCGATTCATAATTGGTAATACTAAGTACTTCCCTCAGAAGATGAGAATGCTTGCTTTTTTATTACCTTCTTTGTAGATGTGGTTTACTTAGTGGAACATTTGAATTTTTAACTTGCTCTaactaataataattttaaaaaattgacagaaactaattattaaaaaaaattaaatataaattataagttttttgtccaaattttttaattatttattttggttaaatgaactaattaaaaattaaaattgaatggaTGCTTGCTCCCcgaaattaaaagaattaaaattCATAAAATTTTGATTGGAATGAATGCAGgaatacataataataataattacgtcCAAACTGCCACGGAATTTTTTCCTCCCGAAATCTCCCTTTCCCGCTAAAAATCACATCCGAACCGAAGTCTCCGGTTTAGGCCGATCGGAATTCGCAACATATAATGCGGGCACATCCACGATTCATTTCATTTGGGCTGCGTTCGGTATAAGTACCAGTGTTTGCTTGTATTTTCTTGCCCCTACAAAACGCCTGCGCAGCTGAGACGAATATCAGGAGCAAAAAAGAAGAGAAACAAAATGCCGAAATGGGCAAAGCGCAAATTTGAAGGCGGTAACGATGAAGGTGCAAGAATTGAAGCGTGCGAGGTAAGTCTTGTAATCCACTGTCACTACCACGTCCTCTTTCTTAACACACTCGTAACAATAGCCGCTGGACCGCAGTTGTCGCAGTACCGCAAAGTGGTGGTAAGAATGTGGCAAGGAAAGGTATATGTGGACTTTCGCGAATTTTACACCAAGGACGGGAAGCAACTACCTGGCAAGAAAGGTATTTACTCAAAACTACTTCCAGGCAGTTTTTACTCACCATTCTCGTATTCAATGTTTTTGTTTCCCTACCTTGTCTCATCTTTAATTCGCATTCAACTCGGTTGCCCTCCAGATTGATCGCAAATGATTACCACTTGTCTGCGGATTTAGGGAATGATAAATTTTGTGAAAAGGCCTCATTTCGATATGTTTAGTACAGAATATCTCCTCTGAGCTTCCTTTGTGTTTGCCTTGCTAAAATTTAGTACACTagcaatttttttaacaaaatggtCTGCTCTTATTTAGTTGGGGAGATGATAAAGTGGCAAGGCTAGATGGTCTGCTGATTGCTCGCGTGGCTGACTCGCATGGTGGCAAGGcagaaaatattaatataatttaaacCCTATAACGTtcaaagttaaaaccctaaacgCAATTTATTTGATAGAAAATGGGATGATCTAATTTTATCGGGGAGATTTTA is a genomic window of Cryptomeria japonica chromosome 7, Sugi_1.0, whole genome shotgun sequence containing:
- the LOC131068814 gene encoding RNA polymerase II transcriptional coactivator KIWI isoform X2, encoding MPKWAKRKFEGGNDEGARIEACELSQYRKVVVRMWQGKVYVDFREFYTKDGKQLPGKKGISLSLEQWEVLRNHMDEVDKAIA
- the LOC131068814 gene encoding uncharacterized protein LOC131068814 isoform X1, coding for MPKWAKRKFEGGNDEGARIEACELSQYRKVVVRMWQGKVYVDFREFYTKDGKQLPGKKVTLENIMLIVENSFAVLPQVFHCHWNSGKCCEIIWMRLTRQ